One genomic window of Candidatus Poribacteria bacterium includes the following:
- a CDS encoding histidine phosphatase family protein, producing the protein MRLYFTRHGESEANTRRIYVNRAEGFPLTETGVRQADALAESLVGAGIARIFTSPLIRAVQTAEIVAARLRIAAVTPDEGLREFDVGDYEMQEYTPESSAQFEETMRRWLIDGDLGARVGGGESQRDIERRFLPFIEHVLSEDGDALLVSHGGVFAAGLPLVLANVAPEFAFRRRLRNTEVVIAEVIGGELRCVRFGDVEFD; encoded by the coding sequence ATGCGCCTCTACTTCACGCGCCACGGCGAGAGCGAAGCGAACACACGGCGAATCTACGTGAACCGCGCGGAGGGCTTTCCGTTGACCGAGACCGGCGTCCGGCAGGCGGACGCCCTCGCCGAATCGCTCGTCGGCGCGGGGATCGCCCGCATCTTCACGAGTCCGCTGATCCGCGCCGTCCAGACGGCGGAGATCGTCGCGGCGCGGCTGCGCATCGCCGCCGTGACGCCCGACGAGGGACTCCGCGAGTTCGACGTCGGCGACTATGAGATGCAAGAGTACACGCCGGAGAGCAGTGCCCAGTTCGAGGAGACGATGCGCCGTTGGCTGATCGACGGGGACCTGGGCGCGCGCGTGGGCGGCGGTGAGAGCCAACGCGACATCGAGCGTCGGTTTCTACCGTTCATCGAACACGTGTTGAGCGAGGACGGCGACGCGCTCTTGGTGAGCCACGGCGGGGTCTTCGCGGCGGGGCTGCCGCTCGTCCTGGCGAACGTGGCGCCGGAGTTCGCCTTCCGGCGGCGTCTGAGGAACACGGAGGTCGTGATCGCGGAGGTGATCGGCGGCGAGCTCCGGTGCGTACGATTCGGGGACGTGGAGTTCGACTGA
- a CDS encoding NAD-dependent epimerase/dehydratase family protein has product MGRDDVRVLITGGTGFVGAEIARMLVARGDEVTLFSRSGATDRVADIADGLTIRRGDVGDFDHVLHAVKEAAPEVIYHLGAMLSVPSEADPSGSIQANVLGTFYVFEAARLFDVPKVLFASSMAVFGSGVHDGVMRDDSIQKPTLIYGATKLFGENLASFYRRKYGLDVRGFRYPSVVGPGVSNPGVVQYTSWMIEESAKGNPFVVWVKPETRCPLLYYKDAARGTIELADAPADRIETVHYLMDGVPPTPSAGEIADAVRARIPTARISFEPNLETQALLDKALLPIDDSAAEREWDWQPRFDLDAMVDDFLREMRDRAS; this is encoded by the coding sequence ATCGGGAGGGATGACGTGCGGGTTCTCATCACGGGCGGAACGGGCTTCGTCGGGGCGGAGATCGCTCGGATGCTCGTCGCGCGGGGCGACGAGGTGACGCTGTTCAGCCGGAGCGGCGCGACGGATCGCGTGGCAGACATCGCCGATGGGCTGACGATCCGGCGCGGCGACGTCGGTGACTTCGACCACGTCCTGCACGCGGTCAAGGAGGCGGCTCCGGAAGTCATCTACCATCTGGGAGCGATGCTGTCGGTTCCGTCGGAGGCGGACCCGTCCGGCTCCATCCAGGCGAACGTGTTGGGGACGTTCTACGTCTTCGAGGCGGCGCGGTTGTTCGACGTGCCGAAGGTCCTCTTCGCGAGCAGCATGGCGGTCTTCGGGTCGGGCGTCCACGACGGCGTCATGCGCGACGACTCGATCCAGAAGCCGACGCTCATCTACGGCGCGACGAAGCTCTTCGGCGAGAATCTGGCGAGCTTCTACCGGCGGAAGTACGGTCTCGACGTGCGGGGGTTCCGCTATCCGTCCGTCGTGGGACCCGGTGTCAGCAATCCGGGCGTTGTCCAGTACACGTCGTGGATGATCGAGGAGAGCGCGAAGGGGAACCCGTTCGTCGTGTGGGTGAAGCCGGAGACGCGCTGCCCGCTGCTCTACTACAAGGACGCCGCGAGGGGAACCATCGAGCTGGCGGACGCGCCGGCAGACCGGATCGAGACGGTTCACTACCTGATGGACGGCGTGCCGCCGACGCCCAGCGCGGGCGAGATCGCCGATGCCGTTCGCGCGCGCATACCAACGGCGCGCATCTCCTTCGAGCCGAACCTCGAGACGCAGGCGCTGCTCGACAAAGCCCTCCTGCCCATCGACGACAGCGCGGCGGAACGCGAATGGGACTGGCAGCCCCGGTTCGACCTCGACGCGATGGTCGACGACTTCCTCCGCGAGATGCGCGACCGCGCCTCCTGA